One Deltaproteobacteria bacterium genomic region harbors:
- a CDS encoding sulfite exporter TauE/SafE family protein: MLTILILMLVVGVTLGLLGGGGSILAVPVLVYAAGLSAKAAIATSLAVVGTTALFALIPHARRGNVNWQVGAIFSITAMTGAYFGGIAANWFSGRVLLLIFAGMMLVASLAMLRGATRLQPNLHRPIAFKLIIIEGLVVGVATGLVGAGGGFLIVPALVLLASMPMHTAIGTSLIVIALKSFAALAGHITHVDIDFQLTLAITVAAICGSFVGALFANKVPAKTLRKTFAGFVMVMAVYIFWKEAGPLPALGFGLVASVGVGILLWSNLSTTLQPQ; encoded by the coding sequence ATGCTAACTATTTTAATATTAATGCTCGTCGTAGGAGTAACACTTGGCTTACTTGGCGGAGGAGGTTCGATACTGGCTGTCCCGGTACTCGTTTATGCTGCTGGGCTTTCCGCCAAAGCAGCCATCGCAACCTCACTGGCCGTGGTTGGAACGACAGCTCTTTTTGCTCTTATTCCACACGCGCGGCGCGGGAACGTAAACTGGCAAGTAGGAGCTATTTTTTCTATCACGGCTATGACCGGCGCATATTTTGGTGGCATCGCCGCCAATTGGTTTTCTGGCAGGGTTCTCTTGCTTATCTTTGCGGGCATGATGCTGGTTGCATCACTTGCGATGCTTCGGGGCGCTACTAGACTTCAACCCAACTTACACCGACCGATTGCGTTTAAGTTGATTATTATTGAAGGCCTTGTGGTTGGAGTGGCAACCGGACTGGTGGGGGCCGGCGGAGGTTTTTTAATTGTGCCCGCCTTGGTCCTTCTTGCTTCTATGCCAATGCATACAGCAATTGGAACCTCCCTTATCGTCATTGCTCTTAAATCGTTTGCGGCCCTTGCTGGGCACATCACTCATGTCGACATTGATTTTCAACTGACACTTGCCATCACCGTGGCTGCCATTTGCGGCAGCTTCGTTGGAGCCCTCTTCGCCAATAAGGTTCCAGCTAAAACATTGCGAAAGACCTTTGCCGGATTCGTCATGGTTATGGCTGTCTACATCTTTTGGAAAGAAGCTGGCCCCTTACCGGCTTTAGGATTTGGTTTGGTAGCCTCGGTAGGAGTCGGCATATTGCTCTGGAGCAACTTGTCTACTACGCTCCAACCCCAGTAA
- a CDS encoding SulP family inorganic anion transporter, protein MLSRLRTEWFGNIRGDLLAGMVVALALIPEAIAFSIIAGVDPKVGLYASFCIAAVISIVGGRPGMISAATGAMALVMVTLVKDHGLEYLLATTILTGVLQILAGFLRLGSLLRFVSRSVMTGFVNALAILIFMAQLPEFHGAGWEMYAMVAVGLGIIYLFPYVSKSIPSPLVAIVALTVFNMVVGLDIRSVGDMGELPSTLPLFLIPDIPVTWDAFWIIFPYSLTLTAVGLLESLMTAAIVDDMTDTSSAKNRECAGQGVANIVSGLFGGMAGCAMIGQSVINVKSGGRGRLSTLFAGAFLLFLILVLGDWVKQIPMAALVAVMIMVSIGTFNWESLKNLKTHPKESSLVMIMTVSVVVFTHDLAMGVFIGVLMSVLFFARKVSRLLEMESFLSDDKNTRVYEVYGQVFFASAAQFAAAFDFRESVENITIDLTKAHFWDYSAVGALDKVVIKFRSQGTRVDLLGLNEASATIVERLGVYHKPGALELAPNH, encoded by the coding sequence TTGTTATCACGACTCCGCACGGAGTGGTTCGGCAATATTCGCGGCGACCTTTTAGCTGGAATGGTCGTTGCCCTCGCATTAATCCCAGAAGCTATCGCCTTTTCAATTATCGCAGGTGTAGACCCTAAGGTTGGCTTGTATGCATCGTTCTGCATCGCCGCCGTCATCTCCATCGTAGGAGGCCGGCCTGGAATGATATCCGCCGCCACCGGAGCCATGGCACTTGTCATGGTAACCTTGGTTAAAGACCACGGCCTCGAATACCTACTCGCCACGACCATTTTGACAGGTGTACTGCAAATTCTTGCCGGCTTTCTCCGGCTCGGTTCTCTTCTTCGTTTTGTATCGCGCTCAGTCATGACCGGATTTGTGAATGCCCTCGCCATTTTAATTTTTATGGCGCAGCTACCAGAGTTTCATGGAGCGGGCTGGGAAATGTATGCCATGGTCGCAGTTGGACTGGGTATCATTTACCTCTTTCCCTATGTTTCAAAATCGATTCCATCACCACTTGTCGCCATCGTTGCCTTAACTGTCTTTAACATGGTCGTTGGGCTCGATATTCGAAGTGTCGGCGATATGGGCGAGCTACCCTCAACTCTACCGCTTTTCCTCATTCCTGATATCCCAGTCACATGGGATGCCTTTTGGATTATATTTCCCTACTCTCTCACGCTCACAGCCGTCGGGCTCCTGGAGTCATTAATGACTGCAGCTATCGTAGACGACATGACGGATACATCAAGCGCTAAAAACCGTGAGTGCGCTGGCCAAGGTGTGGCAAATATCGTTTCCGGTTTATTTGGCGGTATGGCGGGATGCGCAATGATTGGCCAGTCGGTGATCAATGTTAAATCCGGAGGTCGAGGGAGACTATCCACCCTTTTTGCCGGAGCTTTCCTGCTCTTTTTAATTTTGGTGTTGGGGGACTGGGTGAAGCAGATCCCGATGGCTGCTCTTGTGGCGGTTATGATTATGGTTTCGATTGGAACTTTTAATTGGGAGTCACTCAAAAACCTTAAAACTCACCCCAAAGAATCCAGCTTGGTCATGATTATGACCGTAAGCGTCGTGGTCTTTACCCATGATCTAGCGATGGGTGTCTTCATCGGCGTATTGATGAGTGTCTTGTTTTTTGCTCGAAAAGTCTCCCGGCTCTTAGAAATGGAATCATTTCTATCGGATGACAAAAACACACGCGTGTACGAAGTTTATGGTCAGGTGTTTTTCGCTTCGGCTGCTCAATTTGCCGCAGCTTTCGATTTTCGAGAATCAGTGGAGAACATTACCATTGACCTAACGAAGGCTCACTTTTGGGACTATTCCGCGGTGGGGGCCCTCGACAAGGTCGTCATTAAGTTTCGCAGCCAAGGAACTCGCGTAGATCTTCTTGGGCTCAATGAGGCCAGTGCAACCATCGTTGAACGGCTAGGAGTCTATCACAAGCCGGGTGCGCTTGAACTGGCACCCAACCACTAG
- a CDS encoding VTT domain-containing protein has translation MLTLKLTGLTDDLSLETIRSYLLESGPFGAVVYIAVFALSNLLSVPGVIFIVAAMLVYGKLMGTLLAMTGALCSVVLSFAVIRKIGGTPVGELKAKWARKMLRYLDEYPVRTIWLLRTFLLLNPHLNYILALSPVRFRSYFIGSLLGLILPIGFYAAGLEFFFGEYLR, from the coding sequence ATGCTGACCCTTAAGCTCACAGGTCTTACGGATGATTTAAGCCTCGAAACCATTCGAAGCTACTTGTTAGAGTCTGGTCCATTTGGCGCAGTGGTCTACATTGCAGTCTTTGCGCTTTCCAATCTACTCTCGGTTCCAGGCGTTATCTTTATCGTGGCTGCAATGCTCGTCTACGGGAAATTAATGGGTACACTTTTAGCGATGACCGGCGCGCTCTGCAGCGTTGTACTCAGCTTTGCGGTCATTCGAAAAATAGGCGGTACCCCAGTTGGAGAGTTGAAAGCTAAATGGGCCAGAAAAATGCTACGCTACTTAGACGAATACCCGGTGAGAACGATTTGGCTGCTTAGGACCTTCCTACTTCTTAATCCGCATTTAAACTATATACTTGCTCTATCCCCGGTAAGGTTTCGCTCGTATTTTATAGGTTCCCTATTGGGTCTCATTCTGCCCATTGGGTTCTATGCTGCTGGACTGGAGTTTTTCTTTGGCGAGTATCTAAGGTAA
- a CDS encoding peptidoglycan-binding protein gives MNREAFVEQFKTAGVRVDAASSEAAISGSVSSKLRHADLNGDGKISGASEASRLFDGLDNYDRNGSDHSFTTEKSGRETALGKVVKALSRHPVRSQAPNNNQRISIPLQAVIKGLMTIGMGDQGANVSALQEALLKAGISVTVDGDFGPGTLRAVKEFQGKEGLTPDGVVVWGRTGVSPHGHISIALGDGREASDHIDVQRTQLRGHTNVRVFMPS, from the coding sequence ATGAATCGCGAAGCATTTGTAGAGCAGTTTAAAACTGCAGGTGTACGAGTTGATGCTGCAAGCAGTGAGGCTGCTATCTCAGGGTCAGTTTCAAGTAAGCTGCGCCATGCGGATCTCAACGGTGATGGCAAAATTTCAGGTGCCAGCGAAGCAAGCCGCCTTTTTGATGGTTTGGATAACTACGACCGAAACGGAAGCGACCATTCATTTACGACTGAGAAGAGCGGTCGCGAGACAGCCCTCGGTAAAGTGGTGAAGGCACTATCCAGACATCCCGTGAGAAGCCAGGCACCCAACAATAACCAACGGATTAGTATTCCACTCCAGGCGGTCATTAAGGGTTTAATGACCATTGGAATGGGTGACCAAGGCGCCAATGTGAGTGCGTTACAGGAAGCGCTTTTGAAAGCAGGTATCAGTGTAACGGTTGATGGAGACTTCGGACCAGGAACATTGCGTGCGGTCAAGGAGTTCCAAGGCAAAGAGGGGCTAACGCCGGACGGTGTGGTGGTCTGGGGTAGAACAGGCGTAAGCCCCCATGGTCATATTTCCATTGCATTGGGAGACGGCCGTGAAGCCAGTGACCATATCGATGTGCAGCGTACACAGCTGCGCGGCCACACCAATGTGCGGGTGTTTATGCCAAGTTGA